The Gemmobacter aquarius genome contains the following window.
TTTGCATCGGCATGATCCTTGTCACCTCTGCACAGAAATGTGCGTTCTTGCGGGCCCTGTCCAGTTCAGATACAATACTTGGTATCAAAAGTATACCCGGTATTGGAATTGCTCTGCGGGTTTTCAGGAAAGACTGCCATGCTGAATGAACGGTTGAACTGGCGTTATGCCACGAAGAAGATGGACGCTGCCCGCAAGGTTCCGGACGAAAAGATCGCGGCGATCCTCGAGGCGATCCGCCTTGCGCCGACGTCGAGCGGCTTGCAGCCATTCGAAGTGTTCGTGGTGACGAACCCCGACGTTCGCGCCAAGATCCGTGCGGCGGCCTTCGATCAGGCGCAGGTGACGGAAGCGTCCCACCTGCTGGTTTTCGCGGCCTGGGACAATTATACCGAAGCGCGGATCGACGGCGTCGTGGCCGACATCGTGGCCCAGCGTGGACCCGAGGCCGAGGCGGCAGTTGCGGGATATTACGCCCAGCTCAAGGGCATGTATCTGCCGCGCAGCGCCGAGGAAAACTTCCAGCACGCGGCGCGTCAGGCCTATATCGCCTTTGGTCTGGCCGTGACGGCTGCGGCATTCGAGGAAGTGGACGCGACCCCGATGGAAGGTTTCGATCCGGCAAAGGTCGACGAGATCCTTGGCCTGACGGCAAAGGGGCTGCGGTCGGTGACCCTGCTGCCGCTGGGCTATCGCGCTGCGGACGGCGACTGGCTGGTCGGCCAGAAAAAGGTGCGCCGCGATCTGGACCAGCTGGTGTCGGAAGTCGCCTGATCCCGTCTGATGCGACAGGGCGCCCGTGGTCCGAAAGGCTGCGGGCGTTTGCGTTGGCGGGTGGCTGGCGTTTGCGCGCGATGCAGGGAATGATGCAATGGCACGAAGGGAAGGGCGCGACATGAAAATTCTGATCACCGGCGCGAACCGCGGCATCGGCCTTGCGATGGCGCGGCAGGCGGCAGCGGGGGGCATGCGGGTGACAGGCACCCATCGCGGGCCTGTCGCCCCTGCACAAGCGGGTATCGACTGGCACGAGTTGCAAGTGACCGAGCCAGCGTCGCACCACGCGCTCGCTGCGCGGCTGGGGGGGCAAAGCCTCGATCTTCTGGTGTGCAATGCCGGGGTTTTGCCGGACGGGCACGAGGAGCTGACGACCGGTTATCCGGCTGGGATGTGGGCCGAAACCTTTGCCGTCAACGTGACGGGGGTGTTCCTGACCATCCAGTCGCTGTTGCCGAATTTGCAGGCGGCCAAGGGCAAGATCGCGATCATCTCGTCGCAGATGGGATCTGACACAAAGGCGACGGGGGGAAGCTATATCTACCGGGCCTCGAAAGCGGCGGCGCTGAACCTCGGGCGGAATCTGGCGACCGATCTGCGGGGCGAGGGCATCGCGGTGGGGATTTACCATCCGGGCTGGGTGCGGACCGATATGGGCGGCGCGGATGCCGACATCGGCGAGGACGAGTCGGCATCGGGGCTGCTGAAGCGGTTCGCCGCGTTGTCCTTGGCAACGACGGGGTGTTTCGAGAACTGGGACGGGCGGCCGCATCCGTTCTGACCGCCCCCGCGGGGGGACACGCAATGACGGCGCATCCTGCGGAGAAGTAGGGCACCGGAGGTCTGTTGACCGCGCATCGCCACGCGGCGTTTCCCAAGTTTCCTTGCGTGTCGGGTGGGAAGGCTGTATAGGCCGCGCATCCTGAAGGACAGGAGTCGTTCCGGCCGGTTTTCCGGTCAGTGACGCTTTTGCCGTTTCGGGGCAACCAAAGACCGGCGGAGACAACCGCATGGCCAGCAACATCTTATAAAGGAAAAACTCGCACATGTGCGCCAAAGCATCCATGGATGAATTCGAAGCCCTTCTGAAAGAGTCGTTCGAAATCGACACTCCCGAAGAAGGCACCGTCGTCAAAGGACGTGTCATCGCTATCGAAGCGGGCCAGGCCATCATCGACGTCGGCTACAAGATGGAAGGTCGTATCGACCTCAAGGAATTCGCGAACCCGGGCGAAAACCCCGAGATCAACATCGGCGATGAAGTCGAGGTTTACCTCGACCGCGTCGAGAACGCGCGTGGCGAGGCTGTCATCAGCCGCGAGAAAGCCCGCCGCGAAGAAGCCTGGGACCGTCTGGAAAAGGCCTACGCAACCGAGACCCGCGTCGACGGCGCGATCTTCGGCCGCGTCAAGGGCGGCTTCACGGTCGATCTGGGCGGCGCTGTCGCGTTCCTTCCCGGTTCGCAGGTCGATGTCCGCCCCGTGCGTGACGCTGGCCCGCTGATGGGTATGAAGCAGCCGTTCCAGATTCTGAAGATGGACCGTCGCCGTGGCAACATCGTTGTCTCGCGCCGCGCGATCCTTGAAGAATCGCGTGCCGAACAGCGTGCCGAAGTCATCGGCAACCTGACCGAAGGCCAGTCGATCGACGGTGTCGTGAAGAACATCACCGAATACGGTGCCTTCGTCGACCTCGGCGGCGTTGACGGCCTGCTTCACGTGACCGACATGGCATGGCGCCGTGTGAACCACCCGTCGGAAATCCTCGCCATCGGGGAAACCGTCAAGGTTCAGGTCATCAAGATCAACAAAGAGACCCACCGCATCAGCCTCGGCATGAAGCAGCTTCAGGCCGATCCGTGGGATGCCGTGGAAAAAGCCTACCCGCTGGGTTCGGTCCACAAGGGCCGTGTCACCAACATCACCGATTACGGCGCCTTCGTCGAGCTGGAAGCCGGTGTCGAGGGTCTGGTTCACGTCTCGGAAATGTCCTGGACCAAGAAGAACGTGCACCCCGGCAAGATCGTTTCCACCTCGCAGGAAGTGGACGTCATGGTGCTGGAAATCGACAGCGCCAAGCGCCGCGTTTCGCTCGGCCTCAAGCAGACCCAGCGCAACCCGTGGGAAGTGTTCGCCGAACAGCATCCCGTGGGGTCGAACATCGAAGGCGAAGTCAAGAACATCACCGAATTCGGTCTGTTCGTCGGCCTCGACAACGATATCGACGGCATGGTGCATCTGTCGGACCTGTCGTGGGACCAGCGTGGCGAAGACGCCATCGCGAACTACCGCAAGGGCGACACGGTTCAGGCCGCCGTCACCGAAGTGGATGTCGAGAAAGAGCGTATCTCGCTTTCGATCAAGGCTCTCGGCGAAGACAACTTCACCGATGCGGTTGATGGCGTGAAGCGTGGTTCCATCGTCTCGGTCGTCGTCACGGCGATCGAAGATGGCGGCATCGAGGTGGAATACAACGGCGCCAAGTCGTTCATCCGCCGCAGCGACCTGTCGCGTGACCGTGCCGACCAACGCCCCGAGCGTTTCTCGGTCGGTGACACCATCGACGTGCGCGTGACCAACATCGACCCGAAAACCCGCCGTTTGGGCCTGTCGATCAAGGCGCGTGAAATCGCCGAAGAGAAAGAGGCCGTCGAGCAGTACGGGTCGTCCGATTCGGGCGCCTCGCTGGGCGATATCCTCGGTGCCGCGCTCAAGGGCGGCAACTGATCCATCTGCCTTACGGCAAGGATGAAAAGGGCCCCGCCGCACGGTGGGGCTCTTTTTGCTTGTGCATGCGGGGGTTTGGCGGACAGGCGCGCTTGGATTTCGTTTGTGCGGCAAGAATTTCTGCATATAGTTTCCTGCAATAACAACGTGGCGCCGTGTGAGTTAAGGCGACCGCAGGGGGGACTTGCACGGATGATCCGTTCGGAACTGATCCAGAAGATCGCGGATGAAAACCCGCACCTGACGCAACGGCACGTAGAGCGGATCGTGAACACGGTCTTCGAAGAGATCATCGAGGCGCTGGCCAAGGGCGACCGCGTCGAATTGCGCGGGTTCGGGGCCTTCTCGGTCAAGGCGCGCGATGCCCGCGTGGGGCGCAACCCGCGCACCGGCGAGGCGGTCAAGGTCGATGACAAGAAGGTGCCCTTCTTCAAGACCGGCAAACTGCTGCGTGACCGGCTTAACGGCAAGGCCTGACTTGCGCCTGCGGGCGGGCGGGGCGATAGTGGTGCGGCAACCGTAACGGGGCCATGCCGATGATCCGCTATATGCGCTACCTTCTGATCGCTGCCTTGACGATCTTCTTGCTGACGGTGTCGCTGGCGAACCGAATGGTCGTTCCGGTGAATTTCCTCCCCGAGGATGTTGCCGCACTTTTTGGCGTGAACTGGTCGGTCGAGATGCCGCTGTTTCTGGTGATCTTCGGCGGCGTCGTTGGCGGCGCGGTGATCGGCTTCACCTGGGAATGGCTGCGCGAGCACAAGCACCGGCGGACGGCTTCGGTGCGCGGGCGCGAGTTGGCGCGGCTGGAGCGGGAACTTGCGGTGATGAAGGACAGCACGAG
Protein-coding sequences here:
- a CDS encoding NAD(P)H-dependent oxidoreductase, giving the protein MLNERLNWRYATKKMDAARKVPDEKIAAILEAIRLAPTSSGLQPFEVFVVTNPDVRAKIRAAAFDQAQVTEASHLLVFAAWDNYTEARIDGVVADIVAQRGPEAEAAVAGYYAQLKGMYLPRSAEENFQHAARQAYIAFGLAVTAAAFEEVDATPMEGFDPAKVDEILGLTAKGLRSVTLLPLGYRAADGDWLVGQKKVRRDLDQLVSEVA
- a CDS encoding SDR family NAD(P)-dependent oxidoreductase — encoded protein: MKILITGANRGIGLAMARQAAAGGMRVTGTHRGPVAPAQAGIDWHELQVTEPASHHALAARLGGQSLDLLVCNAGVLPDGHEELTTGYPAGMWAETFAVNVTGVFLTIQSLLPNLQAAKGKIAIISSQMGSDTKATGGSYIYRASKAAALNLGRNLATDLRGEGIAVGIYHPGWVRTDMGGADADIGEDESASGLLKRFAALSLATTGCFENWDGRPHPF
- the rpsA gene encoding 30S ribosomal protein S1 — translated: MCAKASMDEFEALLKESFEIDTPEEGTVVKGRVIAIEAGQAIIDVGYKMEGRIDLKEFANPGENPEINIGDEVEVYLDRVENARGEAVISREKARREEAWDRLEKAYATETRVDGAIFGRVKGGFTVDLGGAVAFLPGSQVDVRPVRDAGPLMGMKQPFQILKMDRRRGNIVVSRRAILEESRAEQRAEVIGNLTEGQSIDGVVKNITEYGAFVDLGGVDGLLHVTDMAWRRVNHPSEILAIGETVKVQVIKINKETHRISLGMKQLQADPWDAVEKAYPLGSVHKGRVTNITDYGAFVELEAGVEGLVHVSEMSWTKKNVHPGKIVSTSQEVDVMVLEIDSAKRRVSLGLKQTQRNPWEVFAEQHPVGSNIEGEVKNITEFGLFVGLDNDIDGMVHLSDLSWDQRGEDAIANYRKGDTVQAAVTEVDVEKERISLSIKALGEDNFTDAVDGVKRGSIVSVVVTAIEDGGIEVEYNGAKSFIRRSDLSRDRADQRPERFSVGDTIDVRVTNIDPKTRRLGLSIKAREIAEEKEAVEQYGSSDSGASLGDILGAALKGGN
- the ihfB gene encoding integration host factor subunit beta, giving the protein MIRSELIQKIADENPHLTQRHVERIVNTVFEEIIEALAKGDRVELRGFGAFSVKARDARVGRNPRTGEAVKVDDKKVPFFKTGKLLRDRLNGKA
- a CDS encoding lipopolysaccharide assembly protein LapA domain-containing protein, whose product is MIRYMRYLLIAALTIFLLTVSLANRMVVPVNFLPEDVAALFGVNWSVEMPLFLVIFGGVVGGAVIGFTWEWLREHKHRRTASVRGRELARLERELAVMKDSTSVPHKDDVLALIEKPRKAG